In the Caenorhabditis elegans chromosome X genome, one interval contains:
- the hum-4 gene encoding Myosin motor domain-containing protein (Confirmed by transcript evidence): MDNLIELPDQSEAGIAQNLHERFKKGVTYTKASNVLVFVNDFNDKDSEDQLSWETSSTSGVNAVAKNALNKIFNMSSNAESIVFGGESGSGKSYNVFKAFKYLTSQPKSKVSTKHSSSIEFVFKSFGCAKTLKNDEATRFGCSIDLLYKRNVLTGLNLKYTVPLEVPRVISQKPGERNFNIFYEVYHGLSDEMKAKFGIKGLQKFFYINQGNSSENIQHDVNRFKHLESALHVLGFSDDHCMSIYKIISTILHIGNIYFRTKRNPNVEQDVVEIGNLAELKWIAFLLEVDFDQLVKFLLPTSEDGSTIELNAALDNRDSFAMMIYEELFKWVLNRIGLQLKCSLHTGVISILDHYGFEKYNNNGVEEFLINSVNERIENLFVKHCFHDQLIDYAKDGISVDYKVPNSIENGKTVELLFKKPYGLLSLLTDECKFPKGTHETYLEHCNLNHTDRSAYGKARNKERLEFGVRHCIGTTWYNVTDFFARNKRIISLSAVQLMRNSKNPIIGLLFESYGGNTSDIIVSQAQFVLRGAQDIADKINVSHVHFVRCIKSNNERQSTKFDIPLVNRQIKNLLLAELLSFRVKGYPVKISKTTFARQYRCLLPGDIAQCQNEKEIIQDILQGQGVKYEDDFKIGTEYVFLRERLAERYDGLQNKICGDAAIIIQKNMKSFVAQKVYKRMRAAIIKLQSGLRGWKARRDYIIKREEMFKAIGRTMKRNKRLDAYHQALGTENSGQLQQTLVGYIDINEDAKKFLERPTSDSDATETLTHYLTVPMKNFLSNMNSITLEQFAEENFKGHLLEPRREPIMTPFLHKESDYDFRLSVEIFKLILKYMNDIKLTKKQREDLGRYIVQQGISNPCQRDEILVQTINQINKNQDKTASDNGWKLVHMAISVFPPTENIIPMLIGFFNKESVPMKEQLFATLQRRLKIYDSEIARELPPSNLELIATPNIPNTVAEINCYDGLCCDVHLSPWSTTSEIAERILKQRGVGIALGWTVEVETPNRVFAPTGNHFIHDVFSQIEGANMDSENQQNIFFNFPPEKLVKKPPVVPKEVVQEQEIVSQNTNGTIPKAARTYPTPEEWINQPPQRTESRNTPRDHQKPDEESDESLVREYNEEAGYAYTLPRKNKPAPQAVEDNETSESEEDDEDAANRVGYETVRPEENMKMMETIQDHSHILKSPVLPRKTYSRNEQHEEYTPMNFAPPPTFTYPQQMPMMQYVPVMMTSSMMTPSMMTPSMMPGQQIAMVPQQMMMQPHFSYVPQYPQIPQYCPPEPILSPQSVRSEVPPMMAPVMHDGHGSTRSRDYRIMKRGEVPSQYSTIRNMPVPEHGKDVDQFLDAVFDQVLSKDEQRAAHFNSNQLANTIKGGKLRPEGYYEPPVQTYSPVPPRYPTLRRVDDSPLRSRAKSLPRIISPRHEHFVRRPHSRNSYSNESTSSDDQMNYRTRSRERSLPRFHSNNGYNYDPSQPVYMMPVQMNGHGEMILLSPVASEHKAQSRHRTHDRSHRHHVPSGVERYMAKRSPSVDILKPPMSRRTPDAMVEQTYVRPHLAQSPVGRQTSRFEEFSALPRGDSRARERMENPLLARQIPRAYPYQNGNVVPPPPSSYRAPSPAPTSGDRRGLNRLPQESYTEPAVKNTKNNSEYLSPHRFNLDEQKAVIRHEKETAKNAINMLSDRLRSPVPQPTPPPPPPPVREEWVIRDSVERDPVTQGRIRGSFRKEPLVPQPPRPPVVAEKPAVKFVKAPWKLTIRKEMFYPGEVLNDIQIIDQVFAQIVEDCKKSYPYRIREQDRKQVETVLRQYEIPPSDLNNQSNIHPDVKVAVIELARLWPLYFNQVYEVVEKRPDESVSTIFAISEHGIRLIVHTPHDLENPLKIQDFFPFETIADVSLEANDILSVHVRHEDEENAYSAVRIKTNQAPQIKKTLDRCLSGGVVPKRKFVRALEDYVTSEVNHLSFKQGDVIELLQEPEGETPPVGNWLYGKIENRFGFLLAQYVDSTDGDNVPPIRHETSEDRDERVRFFDDEVPFSSERYTMIDFATKYFRKPKDKKKQETWAWEDISQIVRFSEKPISQSLLADLGNEESKYAVETFHAIMKFMGDEPLKKSESMTDVVFKVLLICHRQPTLRDEVYCQLIKQTTSNISQKPNSALRAWRLLTIITAYFPSSLTLKPYVLQYLGDNADEWQRPFHGTARICQTNMIQTFKYGGRKVLLNALEVQQITDGCQLRRQAFYISKDHNVSQTLRPITVAEEMIQELCNLLNVRSLHEQQEFSLCYTVGKDKHLNYCKNDNYLMDIITESEHKKLPFQFYLKRTVWVHPLRYDNAAYIDSMFDQVIDDYLRGSLISTNSLGQLTAATTEEIIKLAAYLFLLLPDNPKGLNAKTLPQIVPKSVIEPKHRHQEEMVTRISRQLKMFGGRMRPAEAKSHFLELLSTWPTFGVLHYRLKSVVENGHQLPEVILTINKSGIQLLQPKSKEVFKERNYDQIVSVESIRKTAYKIVRLVINTMQGEETLDIKTDEADEISHLIGQYMFVTGGAEERGSTEL; this comes from the exons ATGGATAACCTTATTGAGCTACC AGATCAATCCGAAGCTGGAATAGCTCAAAATCTTCACGAACGGTTCAAGAAAGGAGTAACTTAT ACAAAAGCAAGCAATGTACTGGTATTTGTTAACGACTTCAATGATAAAGATTCCGAGGATCAGTTATCATGGGAAACTTCATCTACAAGTGGTGTCAACGCAGTTGCAAAAAATGCGttgaacaaaatatttaatatgaGTTCTAATGCAGAATCTATAGTTTTTGG aGGAGAATCTGGATCTGGAAAATCATACAACGTTTTCAAAGCATTCAAATATCTCACATCACAACCAAAATCAAAGGTTTCAACTAAACATTCCTCATCTATTGagtttgttttcaaaagtttcggGTGTgcgaaaactttgaaaaatgatgaagcaACACGATTCGGATGTTCGATTGATCTTTTATACAAAAG AAACGTACTGACGGGGCTAAATCTGAAATACACAGTACCATTAGAAGTGCCTCGTGTCATCTCACAAAAACCAGGAGAAAGGAACTTTAACATTTTCTATGAGGTGTATCATGGATTGAGTGATGAAATGAAAGCAAAGTTCGGAATTAAAGGGCTTCAGAAATTCTTCTACATAAATCAGGGAAACTCATCGGAAAACATTCAGCACGACGTGAATCGCTTCAAACATTTAGAGTCTGCTTTGCATGTTCTTGGATTTTCTGATGATCATTGCATGAGCATctacaaaattatttctacTATTTTGCACAttggaaatatatatttccgAACCAAACGCAATCCCAATGTTGAACAAGATGTagtagaaattggaaatttggcaGAATTGAAATGGATCGCTTTTCTATTAGAGGTAGACTTTGATCAACTAGTCAAGTTTCTACTTCCAACATCTGAAGATGGGAGCACTATCGAATTGAACGCTGCTCTTGACAACAGAGATTCTTTTGCGATGATGATCTATGAAGAATTATTCAAATGGGTTCTAAATCGTATTGGACTCCAATTGAAATGTTCATTGCACACTGGAGTCATTTCTATTCTTGACCACTATGGGTTTGAAAAGTACAACAACAATGGagttgaagaatttttgatCAACAGTGTGAatgaaagaattgaaaatctttttgtcAAGCATTGCTTCCACGATCAACTAATCGACTATGCAAAGGATGGAATCAGCGTAGATTACAAG GTGCCCAATAGTATTGAAAACGGAAAAACTGTCGaattgcttttcaaaaaaccatatGGGCTTCTTTCATTGCTCACTGACGAATGCAAATTTCCAAAGGGGACTCATGAGACTTATCTGGAACATTGTAATCTCAATCACACAGATCGCAGTGCATATGGAAAA gcAAGAAATAAGGAACGTTTGGAATTTGGAGTTCGACATTGTATTGGTACCACTTGGTATAATGTTACCGATTTCTTTGCAAGAAACAAGCGAATAATCTCATTGTCTGCAGTGCAGCTGATGCGCAACAGCAAGAATCCA attaTTGGACTACTTTTCGAAAGCTATGGTGGCAATACAAGTGATATAATTGTTTCCCAAGCTCAGTTTGTTTTGCGTGGTGCTCAAGATATCGCTGATAAAATTAATGT TTCACATGTTCATTTCGTTCGTTGCATCAAAAGCAATAATGAACGTCAATCAACGAAATTTGACATCCCATTAGTGAATCGACAAATCAAAAACCTTCTTCTTGCTGAACTACTCAGCTTCAGAGTTAAAGGATATCCCGTTAAGATATCGAAAACAACATTTGCAAGACA GTATCGTTGTCTTCTACCTGGTGATATTGCTCAATGCCAAAATGAGAAGGAAATTATTCAAGATATTCTTCAAGGCCAGGGAGTTAAGTATGAAgatgatttcaaaattggaacaGAATACGTTTTCTTGCGAGAACGTCTAGCCGAACGATATGATGGGCTACAGAACAAAATATGTGGAGATGCTGctattattattcaaaaaaatatgaaatcgtTCGTTGCTCAAAAAGTGTACAAACGCATGAGAGCAGCAATTATAAAATTGCAATCGGGACTGAGAGGATGGAAGGCAAGAAGAGATTACATCATAAAACGTGAAGAAATGTTCAAAGCAATTGGGCGGACTATGAAAAGAAACAAGAGACTGGATGCATATCATCAGGCACTTGGAACTGAAAACTCTGGGCAGCTACAACAAACTCTTGTGGGATACATTGATATTAATGaagatgcaaaaaaatttttggaaagacCAACATCAGACTCTGATGCAACTGAAACTCTTACTCATTACTTAACAGTTCCAATGAAAAACTTTCTCTCGAACATGAATAGCATCACCCTGGAACAGTTTGCCGAAGAAAACTTCAAGGGGCACCTTCTAGAACCTCGCCGCGAACCAATCATGACACCTTTCTTGCATAAGGAAAGCGATTATGATTTCCGACTGTCTGTTGAAATATTCAAGTTAATTCTGAAGTACATGAATGATATAAAACTGACCAAAAAGCAGAGAGAAGATCTTGGACGATACATTGTACAACAG GGCATATCAAACCCTTGTCAACGTGACGAGATTCTGGTTCAAACAATAAATCAGATCAACAAAAACCAAGACAAAACTGCAAGTGACAACGGATGGAAGCTTGTTCACATGGCGATTTCCGTATTTCCTCCAACGGAAAACATCATTCCTATGCTGATAGGGTTCTTTAATAAGGAGTCTGTACCAATGAAGGAACAATTGTTCGCGACTCTCCAACGACGTCTAAAGATTTACGATAGTGAG attgcAAGAGAACTACCTCCATCAAACCTTGAGCTGATCGCAACTCCCAATATTCCAAACACTGTCGCTGAAATCAACTGCTATGATGGATTGTGCTGTGATGTTCACTTGAGCCCCTGGAGTACCACAAGCGAAATTGCTGAACGGATTTTGAAGCAAAG AGGAGTTGGCATTGCACTTGGCTGGACTGTAGAAGTAGAAACACCAAATCGAGTGTTTGCCCCAACCGGAAACCATTTTATTCATGATGTTTTCTCGCAAATCGAAGGGGCTAATATGGATTCTGAAAACCAACA aaatatatttttcaactttccacCTGAGAAACTCGTGAAAAAGCCGCCAGTTGTGCCAAAGGAAGTAGTACAAGAACAAGAAATTGTATCACAAAATACTAATGGAACAATTCCCAAAGCTGCTAGAACCTATCCAACTCCTGAGGAATGGATCAACCAGCCTCCACAACGTACAGAAAGCAGAAATACACCAAG aGATCATCAGAAACCAGATGAAGAATCTGATGAGTCGTTAGTTAGAGAGTACAATGAAGAAGCTGGATACGCGTATACGCtgccaagaaaaaataaacctgCACCGCAAGCTGTTGAAGATAACG AAACGTCAGAGAGCGAAGAAGATGACGAGGACGCCGCTAATCGTGTTGGATATGAGACAGTTCGACCTGAAGAGAACATGAAAATGATGGAGACCATACAAGATCAttctcatattttaaaatcgcCAGTTCTCCCAAGAAAAACTTATTCAAG aaatgaacAACACGAGGAATACACTCCAATGAACTTTGCGCCGCCTCCAACATTCACATATCCGCAGCAAATGCCAATGATGCAGTATGTACCTGTAATGATGACTTCATCTATGATGACGCCTTCCATGATGACTCCATCAATGATGCCAGGGCAACAAATTGCAATGGTACCACAACAAATGATGATGCAGCCACATTTTTCTTACGTGCCTCAGTATCCGCAAA TTCCTCAATATTGCCCTCCTGAGCCAATTCTCTCTCCGCAAAGTGTTCGATCGGAAGTCCCACCAATGATGGCACCTGTTATGCATGACGGTCATGGATCCACTAGATCTCGTGACTATCGAATCATGAAACGTGGAGAAGTACCTAGCCAATATTCAACCATCCGGAACATGCCAGTTCCTGAACATGGAAAGGATGTCGATCAATTTCTCGATGCCGTTTTTGACCAAGTCCTTTCAAAAGATGAACAAAGAGCAGCCCATTTCAACTCAAACCAATTAGCAAACACAATAAAAGGAGGAAAACTCAGACCAGAAGGATATTATGAACCGCCTGTACAAACTTATTCTCCAGTTCCACCTCGTTACCCTACTCTCCGCAGAGTTGACGACTCTCCTTTGAGAAGTCGTGCTAAAAGTCTTCCACGTATCATTTCTCCAAGACACGAGCATTTTGTCAGACGCCCGCATTCAAGG aaTTCGTACAGCAATGAATCAACTTCGTCTGATGATCAAATGAACTATCGAACCAGGAGCCGGGAACGTTCACTTCCTCGATTTCATTCAAATAATGGGTACAACTATGATCCATCACAACCCGTATATATGATGCCAGTACAAATGAATGGGCATGGAGAAATGATTTTATTGTCCCCAGTGGCATCTGAGCAT aaagctcAATCCAGACATCGAACTCATGATAGATCGCATCGTCATCATGTGCCCAGCGGTGTGGAACGGTATATGGCAAAACGGTCACCATCCGTTGATATTCTGAAGCCACCTATGTCAAG AAGAACACCCGATGCAATGGTGGAACAAACATACGTCAGACCTCATTTG GCGCAATCACCGGTTGGTCGGCAAACGAGCCGTTTTGAGGAATTTTCAGCACTGCCAAGAGGCGACTCGCGTGCACGTGAAAG AATGGAAAACCCATTGTTAGCTCGTCAGATTCCAAGGGCTTATCCATATCAAAATGGAAACGTtgttccaccaccaccatcaagTTATCGTGCTCCATCTCCAGCTCCAACATCCGGTGACAGGAGG GGGTTAAATCGTTTGCCTCAAGAGAGTTATACTGAGCCAGCagtgaaaaatacaaaaaacaattcggaATATTTGAGCCCACATAGATTCAATTTGGATGAGCAGAAGGCCGTGATTCGTCACGAAaaagaaactgcaaaaaatgctATCAACATGCTGAGCGATCGACTGAGg AGCCCTGTACCACAGCCAactccacctccaccaccaccaccagtcCGTGAAGAATGGGTGATCCGAGACAGTGTTGAGCGAGATCCGGTGACACAAGGGCGCATAAGAGGATCTTTTAGAA AAGAACCACTCGTTCCACAACCTCCAAGACCTCCAGTGGTGGCTGAAAAACCGGCTGTAAAATTTGTTAAAGCTCCATGGAAGCTGACAATTCGCAAGGAAATGTTTTATCCTGGAGAAGTTCTCAATGATATTCAAATCATTGACCAAGTGTTTGCACAAATTGTTGAAGACTGCAAAAAATCGTATCCGTACAGAATCCGTGAACAAGACCGCAAGCAAGTCGAAACTGTTCTTC GTCAATATGAAATCCCGCCGTCAGATCTCAACAATCAGTCTAATATTCACCCAGACGTGAAAGTAGCTGTAATCGAGCTCGCTAGACTATGGCCATTGTATTTCAATCAAGTCTATGAG GTTGTCGAGAAACGCCCTGATGAGTCAGTCAGCACAATTTTCGCAATCTCTGAACACGGAATCCGTCTCATCGTTCACACACCTCATGACTTGGAAAATCCGCTGAAGATTCAAGATTTCTTCCC ATTCGAAACAATTGCCGATGTGTCTCTCGAAGCAAACGATATCCTCTCGGTTCACGTACGTCACGAGGACGAGGAGAATGCGTATTCGGCGGTGCGAATCAAAACGAATCAGGCTCCTCAAATCAAGAAAACGTTGGACAGATGTCTTTCGGGTGGAGTAGTTCCAAAGCGAAAATTCGTCCGTGCGCTTGAAGACTATGTGACCAGCGAGGTCAATCACTTGTCTTTCAAGCAGGGCGATGTCATTGAACTG TTGCAAGAACCGGAAGGAGAAACTCCACCAGTTGGTAATTGGTTGtacggaaaaattgagaatagaTTCGGATTTTTGCTTGCTCAATATGTAGACTCTACCGACGGAGATAATGTTCCACCGATAAGACATGAAACTAGTGAAGACAGA gatgAAAGAGTTCGATTCTTCGACGATGAAGTTCCATTCTCTAGCGAGCGTTATACTATGATTGATTTTGCAACCAAATACTTCCGTAAGCCAAAAGACAAGAAAAAGC aagaaacatGGGCATGGGAAGATATTTCGCAAATTGTGAGATTCAGTGAGAAACCAATTTCTCAGTCGCTTCTTGCTGACTTGGGAAATGAAGAGAGCAAGTATGCAGTGGAAACATTCCATGCAATCATGAAGTTTATGGGCGACGAgccattgaaaaaatcggaatcaATGACAGATGTTGTGTTCAAGGTTTTACTTATTTGCCATCGTCAGCCTACATTGAGAGATGAAGTGTATTGTCAGCTTATCAAGCAAACAACATCgaatatttctcaaaa aCCAAATAGTGCTCTCAGAGCATGGCGCTTGCTCACAATCATCACTGCTTACTTCCCCTCCAGCCTCACCTTGAAACCGTATGTTCTTCAATATTTGGGCGATAACGCCGACGAATGGCAGAGACCGTTCCATG gcACAGCACGAATTTGCCAAACAAACATGATTCAAACGTTCAAGTATGGAGGTCGCAAGGTCTTGCTGAATGCTCTAGAAGTTCAACAAATTACG GATGGATGTCAACTGAGACGTCAAGCTTTTTATATTTCGAAAGATCATAATGTTAGTCAAACTCTTCGACCAATAACTGTTGCTGAAGAGATGATTCAAGAACTTTGCAATCTGTTGAATGTTAGATCTCTCCATGAGCAACAAGAGTTCTCTTTGTGCTACACTGTTGGAAAAG ATAAACATCTCAACTATTGCAAAAACGACAATTACTTGATGGACATCATAACTGAAAGCGAACACAAAAAACTTCCGTTCCAATTCTATCTTAAGCGAACTGTTTGGGTACACCCATTGCGATATGATAACGCTGCGTACATTGACTCGATGTTTGACCAA GTGATCGACGATTATCTGCGCGGATCACTCATTTCGACCAACTCGCTAGGCCAATTGACAGCTGCCACAACAGAGGAGATTATCAAATTAGCCGCCTACTTGTTCCTTCTTCTCCCCGATAATCCAAAGGGACTTAATGC